Proteins encoded within one genomic window of Deinococcus ruber:
- a CDS encoding virginiamycin B lyase family protein, with protein MRRALFALPLTALLAACGSATTSVTSDRTPVTSQPTPAQATTGQLYEVKFQNIGTSTATSSVSPIPVGVTPQSLQDIDDSKLVFRPLTVDTFVVAGTRYIRAIYNVINNTGADIQHLTFVPIDTDVDPGATTPPTVDPTVGSTYFKSLKRFDGSDTSSRATDLTPVTGRTYSAASQRDVTDPEATPYTALNTSTLHPGAPTGLIVAGRATSGWRNGTTLPDGASTAITFAVAVANSNAQTDPFTFSLMVAEGDDVTPPTVTGISPNQGSTLGGTAVTVMGSNFSSRTTVKFGGVAATSVVISSPISLTAVIPAAAAAGPVDVVASTGGDSSPISAADQFTYVSTPTVASVTPNGGLITGGTMVSVTGTGFSPGMTVKFGGMTASNVNVISSTSLTATSPAMSTTGNVDVVVSNANGSSATSAADQFGYLSISEFNVPTADSQPLGITSGADGNLWFAEFNATQVGRITSAGVIQEFPTSGSSAYGIGITRGPGTDPNVWMAGYTAVGRVAQSGTVTDIATPSSTNGPNYIAAGPDGNLWFTDYGANRINRLTPQGTVTRFAVPNGSNDLQEVTGGPDGNVWFTEKTSNKIARITPAGAITEFAIPTVGSQPQGITKGPDGNLWFTESAGNKIGRITPAGVITEFSIPTGNSNPQGITSGADGNVWFVEQGGNKIARITPSGRIIEFSVPTASSGLAGITSGPDGNLWFTELTGNKIGVLKR; from the coding sequence ATGCGTCGCGCCCTGTTCGCCTTGCCCCTCACCGCGCTGCTCGCGGCCTGTGGCAGTGCGACGACCTCCGTGACCAGTGACCGGACACCGGTCACCAGTCAGCCCACACCAGCGCAGGCGACGACCGGCCAGCTGTACGAAGTCAAGTTCCAGAATATCGGCACCTCCACGGCGACCTCCAGTGTGTCGCCCATCCCAGTGGGTGTGACACCCCAGTCACTTCAAGACATCGACGACAGCAAACTTGTCTTCAGGCCGCTCACCGTCGATACCTTTGTCGTTGCTGGCACACGGTATATCCGGGCCATCTACAACGTCATCAACAACACCGGGGCGGACATTCAACACCTGACCTTCGTTCCGATCGATACCGATGTTGATCCGGGGGCGACCACGCCCCCGACGGTGGACCCAACCGTGGGCAGTACGTACTTCAAGAGCCTCAAGCGCTTCGATGGCAGTGATACGTCCAGTCGGGCCACCGATCTGACGCCTGTCACGGGCCGGACGTACAGTGCCGCCTCGCAGCGGGACGTCACCGACCCGGAGGCCACGCCCTACACCGCCCTGAACACCAGCACGCTGCATCCAGGGGCACCCACTGGGTTGATTGTTGCTGGCCGCGCGACCAGTGGGTGGCGCAACGGGACGACACTGCCCGATGGTGCGAGCACGGCCATCACGTTTGCCGTCGCGGTGGCCAACAGTAACGCGCAGACCGACCCCTTTACCTTCAGCCTGATGGTGGCTGAGGGCGACGATGTCACGCCGCCGACCGTGACAGGGATCAGTCCGAACCAGGGCTCGACGCTGGGGGGCACCGCTGTCACCGTAATGGGTAGCAACTTCTCCAGTCGTACGACCGTCAAGTTTGGTGGTGTGGCTGCGACAAGTGTGGTCATCAGCAGCCCGATCAGTCTCACGGCCGTGATCCCCGCCGCCGCTGCTGCTGGGCCAGTGGATGTGGTGGCGTCGACGGGCGGTGATAGCAGTCCGATCAGTGCAGCAGATCAATTCACGTATGTCTCGACCCCCACTGTGGCAAGCGTCACTCCAAACGGGGGCTTGATCACCGGAGGGACCATGGTGAGTGTCACGGGCACTGGCTTCAGTCCCGGGATGACCGTGAAGTTTGGCGGGATGACGGCGAGCAATGTGAACGTCATCAGCTCAACGAGTCTGACAGCAACCAGTCCGGCAATGAGCACGACGGGGAATGTGGATGTGGTGGTGTCGAATGCGAATGGGAGCAGTGCGACGAGTGCAGCCGATCAGTTCGGATACCTGAGCATCAGTGAGTTCAACGTGCCGACGGCAGATAGTCAGCCATTGGGCATCACCAGTGGCGCGGATGGAAATCTCTGGTTCGCGGAATTCAATGCGACACAGGTCGGCCGCATCACATCAGCGGGTGTCATTCAGGAATTTCCCACGTCTGGAAGCAGTGCGTACGGTATTGGCATCACGCGGGGTCCTGGGACAGATCCGAACGTCTGGATGGCTGGGTACACTGCGGTCGGACGTGTGGCACAGAGTGGGACGGTGACCGACATTGCAACGCCGAGCAGTACAAACGGGCCGAACTACATCGCTGCTGGGCCAGATGGCAATCTGTGGTTTACCGATTACGGAGCGAACAGAATCAACCGCCTCACCCCCCAGGGCACCGTGACGCGGTTCGCTGTCCCGAATGGGAGCAATGATCTACAGGAAGTCACAGGTGGCCCAGACGGAAACGTGTGGTTTACAGAAAAAACGAGTAACAAGATCGCCCGCATTACGCCAGCTGGGGCCATCACGGAATTTGCCATTCCAACGGTAGGCAGTCAGCCGCAGGGGATCACGAAGGGCCCAGACGGGAACTTGTGGTTCACGGAAAGCGCTGGAAATAAGATCGGGCGGATCACGCCAGCTGGCGTGATCACGGAATTTAGCATTCCCACGGGGAATAGCAATCCGCAGGGGATCACGAGCGGGGCGGATGGGAATGTGTGGTTCGTGGAGCAGGGTGGGAATAAGATCGCCCGTATCACGCCGAGTGGGCGCATCATAGAGTTCAGCGTGCCGACCGCGTCGAGTGGGTTGGCGGGGATTACCAGTGGACCGGATGGGAATCTATGGTTCACGGAGCTGACGGGCAATAAGATCGGGGTGCTGAAGCGCTGA
- a CDS encoding integrase core domain-containing protein, whose translation MLDVTSRVVLASRVVRSLSRHLAKLTLDEAVAVLRAQGHHEAILVQQGGGSDFTSDLFHQGCLKDGSWVRCKVSQPGGTGILERLNRTYKDQFAFRQDWQSMADVRAAMPDVHRWYNHERRHSAPLYAMPWSPLTSSANARNAA comes from the coding sequence GTGCTGGACGTCACCTCGCGGGTGGTACTGGCCAGCCGGGTGGTCCGGAGCCTGTCAAGGCACCTCGCCAAGCTGACGCTTGACGAAGCGGTCGCCGTCCTGCGCGCTCAGGGACACCATGAGGCCATCCTGGTGCAGCAAGGTGGGGGCAGCGATTTCACCAGTGACCTCTTTCACCAGGGGTGTTTGAAGGACGGCAGCTGGGTGCGCTGCAAGGTCTCCCAGCCGGGCGGCACCGGAATCCTTGAACGCCTCAACCGGACCTACAAAGACCAGTTCGCCTTCCGCCAGGACTGGCAGTCCATGGCCGATGTCCGGGCCGCCATGCCGGACGTTCACCGCTGGTACAACCACGAGCGCCGTCATTCGGCGCCCTTGTACGCCATGCCTTGGTCTCCACTGACGTCATCGGCGAACGCTCGCAACGCCGCTTGA
- a CDS encoding virginiamycin B lyase family protein, which yields MRRALFALPLTALLAACGSTTPSVTSDPTPVTSQPTPAQATIGQLYEVKFQNIGTPTAISSVSPVIAGIKPQALQDIDDSNLVFTPVTVDTFVLNGKRYIQAIYHVKNNTGAPIGHLTFVPIDTDPDPAATTPSTTAPTVGSTYFKSLTRFDGGDTSSRAVDLTPMTGRIYSKSAQQDITDPEATPYTALDTSTLHPVAPTGLIVAGRANSGWRNGTTLPNGGSATITFAVSVANSNAQTDPFSFSLMVAEGDDVTIPTVTSIAPNRGVVAGGTSVTVSGSNFASMTTVKFGGVAATNVVINSATSLTAVSPAAAAAGTVDVVVSNGSDSSALSTADQFTYLPAPTVTGISPNLGLMAGGTTVTLTGTGFTPGTTVKFGGVAASNVSVINSSSLTATSPARGSNGSVDVVVSNANGNSSTSAADQFDYLSFSEFGVPTGNSAPYGITSGADGNLWFTEANTTKVGRITPAGVIQEFPTSADSGQGISITRGPGTDANVWIAGFNAIGRVAPSGVVTDIPTPSSPYGANFIAVGPDGNLWFTDFNGTSISRLTTQGTVTAFNVPNANNDLRDVTGGPDGNVWFTEGGNNKIARITPAGVITEFSVPTSQSGPQGITKGTDGNLWFTEISGNKIGRITPSGVITEFSIPTANSTPMGITSGADGNLWFVEQRGNKIGRITPSGSIVEFNVPTAGSSVSGITSGPDGNLWFTERDGNKIGVLKR from the coding sequence ATGCGCCGCGCCCTGTTCGCCCTGCCCCTCACCGCGCTGCTCGCGGCCTGTGGCAGTACCACACCGTCCGTCACTAGTGATCCCACGCCCGTGACCAGTCAACCTACACCTGCGCAGGCGACGATCGGTCAGCTGTACGAAGTCAAGTTTCAGAATATCGGCACCCCAACCGCGATTTCTAGCGTTTCGCCGGTCATCGCAGGGATCAAGCCCCAAGCGCTGCAGGACATCGACGACAGCAACCTGGTCTTCACGCCCGTCACAGTCGATACCTTCGTACTGAATGGCAAACGCTACATCCAAGCCATCTATCACGTCAAAAACAACACCGGCGCACCGATTGGGCATCTGACCTTTGTGCCAATCGATACCGATCCAGATCCAGCCGCCACCACGCCCTCAACGACCGCCCCAACCGTGGGGAGTACGTACTTCAAGAGCCTCACGCGCTTTGATGGCGGTGACACCTCGAGTCGGGCTGTCGATCTGACACCCATGACCGGTCGGATCTACAGCAAATCGGCCCAGCAGGACATCACCGATCCAGAGGCCACGCCTTACACCGCCCTCGATACCAGCACCCTGCATCCTGTGGCCCCAACCGGCTTGATCGTGGCTGGCCGCGCGAACAGTGGGTGGCGCAACGGCACGACATTGCCGAACGGTGGCAGTGCGACGATCACCTTTGCGGTGTCGGTGGCCAACAGCAATGCCCAGACCGACCCGTTTAGCTTCAGCCTGATGGTGGCCGAAGGCGATGATGTCACGATCCCAACCGTGACCAGCATTGCGCCCAACCGAGGCGTGGTCGCGGGCGGAACGTCGGTCACGGTGAGTGGAAGCAATTTTGCAAGTATGACGACGGTTAAGTTTGGGGGCGTGGCGGCCACGAATGTGGTCATCAACAGCGCGACGAGTCTGACGGCCGTGAGCCCGGCAGCGGCGGCGGCTGGAACCGTGGATGTGGTGGTGTCGAACGGCAGTGACAGCAGTGCGCTCAGCACCGCTGATCAGTTCACGTACCTCCCGGCGCCCACCGTGACTGGCATCAGTCCGAACCTGGGCTTGATGGCCGGGGGCACCACGGTGACCCTCACTGGCACGGGCTTTACCCCAGGAACGACTGTCAAGTTCGGTGGCGTGGCAGCCAGTAATGTGAGCGTCATCAACTCGAGCAGTCTGACCGCAACCAGCCCAGCGCGAGGCAGCAACGGCAGTGTGGATGTGGTGGTGTCGAATGCCAATGGGAATAGTTCGACGAGTGCAGCCGATCAGTTCGACTATCTGAGTTTCAGTGAATTTGGTGTTCCGACGGGGAATAGCGCTCCTTATGGCATTACGAGTGGGGCCGATGGCAACCTGTGGTTCACAGAAGCAAATACGACGAAGGTCGGCCGCATCACGCCTGCAGGCGTCATTCAGGAATTCCCGACGTCGGCGGACAGTGGTCAGGGGATTAGCATCACCCGTGGCCCAGGCACGGATGCCAATGTCTGGATCGCCGGGTTTAACGCGATTGGACGGGTGGCACCGAGTGGGGTCGTGACGGACATCCCCACACCGTCGAGTCCGTATGGGGCGAACTTCATCGCAGTTGGTCCAGATGGCAACCTGTGGTTCACGGACTTCAACGGCACCTCAATCAGCCGCCTGACCACTCAAGGCACGGTGACGGCGTTCAACGTGCCGAATGCGAATAACGATCTGCGGGATGTGACGGGTGGCCCAGATGGGAACGTGTGGTTCACAGAGGGAGGGAATAACAAGATTGCCCGTATTACGCCTGCTGGGGTCATCACGGAGTTCTCCGTGCCCACCAGTCAAAGTGGCCCGCAGGGGATCACGAAGGGGACGGATGGGAACCTGTGGTTTACGGAGATCAGTGGGAATAAGATCGGGCGCATCACCCCAAGTGGTGTGATCACGGAATTCAGCATTCCGACAGCGAACAGTACGCCGATGGGGATCACGAGCGGGGCGGATGGGAATCTGTGGTTTGTGGAGCAACGTGGGAATAAGATCGGGCGGATCACACCGAGCGGGAGCATCGTGGAGTTCAATGTACCGACGGCGGGGAGCTCCGTGAGTGGGATTACCAGTGGGCCGGATGGGAATCTGTGGTTCACGGAGCGGGATGGGAATAAGATTGGGGTGTTGAAGCGCTAA
- a CDS encoding LuxR C-terminal-related transcriptional regulator, whose translation MAAVLLGNKLHPPVLADHLIARPQLLKLLERGRDAKLILISSPAGTGKSTVLAAWLKQQHSPAAWLSLDQGDDTLGQFLLYLLGALQTLSLGLGDGLLELLRQQDAVNVEPLLIQLSNDFARLDRKVILILDDYHFLSDPKIHSAVEFLLDHLPSQVCLVIATRTDPPLSLSRLRVRHQLLEIRGIDLRFDLAEVTHFLNGSQRLGLSSTAIAHLETQTEGWIAALQLAALSLTERPDKEAFVETFVGSHRYLVDYLVDEVLSRQPAQLKIFLQRMAILERFDTSLCGAVIGQPTDPELLSRLEAANLFLIPLDDERRWYRFHHLFGEFLRHRLMRDEPDLVPELHRRASAWFEHLGWTDDAIRHAFLAGDDRLAARLANDMAAQLAVHWNSEQFTRYFHRLPVALMLLYPRLCLYYGWFLVTTGQFAAFRVALPTLGKSRVHAVEPQTIDAAFLSLQAYAHLHQLEFVDTVLAFQQALDLLECGEQCSSDVEMKLVRIGITTTLGFICPYFDLRRATVLFADNLDQSRQFGSFIGIAHGTVGLARVNHQLGQLHEAGHILEQGLFHFESSRSDLTKRYGAWNVGDLHVGMGRLQYEWNQLGAAEASVRQARASNELYGAAAVLGDELELSLRLALIHGELEAATAALHQLDRLSASIRHHDSLAKQLFEGRTMASRLALVAHLSQSPQTPPDASQAPALPSRLLAEVGDWLRSRQLDVVGLAQSLGGHHILARWLLARDEPAEAATLLGTLITAAQAEDRGDDLIQFLLLLALAFRRLGRQEEAMEALGRALDLGKAEGYCRSFLDLGPEMHILLTQRAETQPTPYLTALLSAFPESGGSAATSEPYRANETTSWAHEALNARENEVLRLLERGQTHKQIARELQLSPNTVRWYMKSLYSKLRVNNRTEALHHARTLKLV comes from the coding sequence ATGGCCGCCGTCCTGCTTGGTAACAAGCTTCACCCTCCTGTACTCGCAGATCATCTCATCGCGCGGCCTCAGCTCCTTAAGCTGCTTGAGCGGGGCCGAGACGCCAAACTCATTCTCATCTCATCACCGGCAGGCACAGGCAAATCCACGGTGTTGGCCGCCTGGCTCAAACAGCAGCACAGCCCGGCTGCCTGGCTTTCTCTCGATCAAGGCGACGACACGCTGGGTCAGTTCCTGCTCTATCTGCTCGGAGCCCTGCAAACATTGAGTCTTGGTCTGGGAGACGGGCTGCTCGAACTGCTGCGCCAACAGGACGCCGTGAACGTCGAGCCCCTGCTCATTCAGCTCAGTAACGACTTTGCGCGGCTTGACCGCAAAGTGATCCTCATCCTCGACGATTATCACTTCCTGTCAGACCCCAAGATTCACAGCGCAGTCGAATTTCTGCTCGATCACCTGCCATCCCAGGTGTGTCTGGTAATCGCGACCCGCACCGATCCGCCTCTGTCTCTCTCACGTTTGCGTGTGCGTCACCAGTTGCTGGAAATTCGCGGCATTGACCTGCGCTTCGATCTCGCGGAAGTGACACATTTCCTGAACGGAAGTCAGCGGCTCGGGCTTTCCTCCACGGCCATCGCTCATCTGGAGACCCAGACCGAAGGTTGGATCGCCGCCCTGCAACTGGCGGCGCTGTCACTCACCGAACGGCCCGACAAGGAGGCGTTCGTTGAAACCTTCGTGGGCAGTCACCGGTATCTGGTGGATTATCTCGTTGACGAGGTCCTCAGCCGTCAGCCCGCTCAGCTCAAGATCTTTCTGCAGCGCATGGCGATTCTGGAGCGGTTTGACACGTCGCTGTGCGGGGCGGTTATCGGCCAGCCCACCGACCCCGAGCTGCTCAGCCGGCTCGAAGCGGCCAACCTCTTCCTCATCCCCCTGGACGACGAGCGCCGTTGGTACCGGTTTCATCACCTGTTCGGCGAATTTCTGCGGCACCGACTGATGAGGGATGAGCCGGATCTGGTACCTGAGCTGCATCGGCGAGCCAGCGCCTGGTTTGAACACCTGGGCTGGACCGACGACGCCATCCGGCACGCCTTTCTGGCCGGCGACGACCGGTTGGCCGCCCGGCTGGCCAACGACATGGCCGCTCAGCTGGCGGTGCACTGGAACAGCGAGCAGTTCACCCGCTACTTCCACCGTCTTCCTGTCGCGCTGATGCTGTTGTATCCCCGGCTCTGCCTGTACTACGGCTGGTTTCTGGTAACGACCGGCCAATTCGCCGCGTTCAGGGTAGCTCTGCCGACACTCGGGAAGAGCAGAGTCCATGCGGTGGAACCCCAGACCATCGACGCTGCCTTTCTCAGCCTGCAAGCCTATGCCCACCTTCATCAACTGGAGTTTGTCGACACTGTGCTCGCCTTTCAGCAGGCACTGGACCTGCTCGAATGTGGTGAACAGTGCAGTTCCGATGTGGAGATGAAGCTGGTACGGATCGGGATCACCACGACCCTAGGATTCATCTGTCCCTATTTCGACCTGCGCCGGGCCACCGTGCTCTTCGCCGACAATCTGGATCAGTCACGGCAATTCGGGAGTTTCATTGGAATCGCCCACGGGACGGTCGGACTGGCCCGCGTGAACCATCAGCTGGGACAACTGCATGAAGCGGGCCATATTCTCGAACAGGGCCTGTTTCATTTCGAATCCAGCCGGAGTGACCTGACGAAAAGGTATGGCGCTTGGAACGTCGGCGATCTGCACGTCGGCATGGGACGGCTGCAGTACGAGTGGAACCAGCTCGGCGCCGCCGAAGCCTCCGTTCGGCAGGCGCGAGCCTCCAACGAACTGTACGGAGCTGCAGCAGTCCTGGGAGACGAACTCGAACTCTCGCTGCGGCTTGCTCTGATACACGGTGAGCTGGAGGCCGCCACTGCCGCGCTGCACCAACTGGACCGATTAAGCGCCAGCATCCGTCACCACGATTCGCTCGCGAAACAGCTGTTCGAGGGCAGGACGATGGCAAGCCGGCTGGCGCTGGTGGCTCACCTCTCTCAATCTCCCCAGACCCCACCAGATGCTTCCCAGGCCCCTGCACTGCCGAGTCGCCTGCTGGCTGAGGTGGGTGACTGGCTCAGGTCCCGCCAACTGGACGTTGTTGGCCTCGCTCAGTCCCTCGGCGGTCACCACATCCTGGCCCGCTGGCTGTTGGCGCGGGACGAGCCGGCCGAGGCCGCCACCCTCCTGGGGACCCTGATCACAGCGGCGCAGGCCGAAGACCGGGGAGACGACCTCATCCAGTTCCTGCTGTTGCTGGCGCTCGCCTTCCGGCGCTTGGGCAGGCAAGAGGAAGCGATGGAGGCGCTGGGCCGCGCCCTGGACCTGGGCAAAGCGGAGGGATACTGCCGGAGCTTCCTGGATCTGGGACCAGAGATGCACATCCTGCTCACGCAGCGCGCCGAAACCCAGCCCACGCCGTATCTCACCGCGCTGCTCAGTGCCTTTCCAGAATCCGGTGGTTCTGCGGCCACTTCGGAGCCGTACAGGGCAAATGAGACCACCTCATGGGCACATGAAGCGTTGAATGCCCGTGAGAACGAGGTGCTGCGCCTGCTGGAACGGGGACAGACCCACAAGCAGATCGCCAGGGAACTTCAGCTCTCGCCGAACACTGTGCGGTGGTACATGAAAAGCCTCTACAGCAAGCTGCGGGTGAACAACCGAACCGAAGCGCTCCACCATGCCCGAACACTGAAGCTGGTGTAG